Proteins co-encoded in one Flavobacterium fluviale genomic window:
- a CDS encoding SusC/RagA family TonB-linked outer membrane protein, with protein MKLNLQPKKPYKNSEKKIPRFNFSICLKIFGALVILLCSYSGQAQNISINFKDASLETVLKEVAKQSNYEVFYTQKLLKDASPVTINVKNSSLKETLNRIFNSQNLKYSITNQTIVVTAGKEKTENLGNGLIDVRGKVLNNKNEPFPGVIVTLVGTNRNSITDFDGSFTFDNVPENGILECSGLTIEKKSFGITGRTQLTLVVEDKVAAMKEVVVTGYQTIARSNFTGAIAKVDEKTLNENINADLSSALEGRVAGLMFQKNPSGAAADKPILRGIGTFSSDQVGYSPLLVIDGLPTELTLNDINPYDIESVDVLKDAAAASIYGSRAANGIIVLTTKKGNGKLKVSINSDFFIAEKPNMRDMNYASTGDIIDLEQAVYNRERARFANTSTMFSNYGDIGNSSMKYYSPLYQLNRNLEEGKISNADYDSTLSQWRKNDYIKDYHDNVWQNEFRQRYNVAFSGSTSKQNTYVSLNYDESKNRVKFNQSRAFNLYAKSSFQINNWLNATFGVNGTYSNDDVTDGDYNDYLTIQKRYERITDDNGNLVIAPFVGIRDGFTSSGVINPAVAEKLAGLSGFKPMSFNVLNSLQEGIEKQNSLSLRAFANIKAKIWRGLSYNTQFQYEVRRNDNEQYYDINSYKMRYAINTLTGYNAATNVYTPVEGFSTGGRFEQSSSQATNYSFRNQLDYAEEFGEGKHSINALAGFEMRETFLPRTVESLRYGYDPVTLTSAVMNNLALSQTGVSSYIFGNNRTLGALARTQKEILHRYFSVFSTASYTYLSKYNVTGSYRVDRADLFGVDPKYKNRPLWSAGLGWNVSNEEFMKPVKWVSMLKLRTTYGINGNIDQSTTPYITATRRNDNLYQSLQYTNITAQPNPMLRWEKTQSTNVGLDYSLFRAKLNGSIDLYRKYSSDLLATTDLDPTVGALTRRINAGALLNKGVEFTVGSEWYNNGSFRVASNIVFAYNKTTVRKVTRAQSSAAVYISSPIDFFQENELYNSLYAYQYGGTTNGYPYVLDENGNPSITFDANGNPISTSIKTVTNPDALVNMGTLIPTYTGSLSQRFSYKQFDLNFLFVFSGGNVMRKEVLAMDTDVVNLSGIADRYTDANPNGNTRLYVDLDESVRNYASTISSQWRNSSANVVDGDYIKLRNISLGYNLPKTFATKMNISSAKFTFQMNNIWYWSAAGNRIDPEVYSANSATRNLPSPKTYLLGFNLTL; from the coding sequence ATGAAATTAAATTTACAACCAAAAAAACCTTACAAAAATTCTGAAAAAAAGATCCCCAGATTTAATTTTTCTATTTGTTTAAAGATCTTCGGTGCACTTGTTATACTGCTTTGCAGTTATTCGGGACAGGCACAGAATATCAGCATTAATTTCAAAGACGCATCACTTGAAACGGTTTTGAAAGAAGTTGCCAAACAAAGTAACTACGAAGTATTTTATACTCAGAAACTGCTTAAAGATGCAAGTCCAGTTACTATTAATGTAAAGAATTCGAGTTTAAAAGAAACATTGAACCGGATTTTTAATTCCCAAAATTTAAAATATTCCATTACCAATCAAACTATTGTGGTAACTGCGGGAAAAGAAAAAACCGAAAATTTGGGAAACGGACTAATCGACGTCCGAGGAAAAGTATTAAATAATAAAAACGAGCCTTTTCCTGGAGTCATTGTTACCCTTGTAGGAACCAACAGAAATAGTATAACCGATTTTGACGGAAGTTTTACTTTTGATAATGTTCCAGAAAATGGTATTCTAGAATGTTCTGGATTGACTATTGAGAAAAAATCTTTTGGTATCACAGGCAGAACCCAGTTGACTCTAGTTGTGGAGGACAAAGTGGCTGCAATGAAAGAAGTTGTGGTAACGGGATATCAAACCATAGCAAGAAGCAACTTTACTGGAGCAATTGCCAAAGTTGATGAGAAAACATTAAATGAAAACATCAATGCTGATTTATCAAGCGCGCTTGAAGGCCGTGTTGCAGGTTTGATGTTTCAGAAAAATCCAAGCGGCGCAGCTGCCGATAAACCTATTTTAAGAGGTATCGGTACTTTCTCTAGTGACCAAGTTGGTTATAGTCCGCTTTTAGTAATTGATGGTTTACCAACAGAATTGACTCTAAACGATATTAATCCTTATGATATAGAAAGTGTAGACGTTCTTAAAGATGCGGCTGCAGCTTCTATCTATGGTTCGAGAGCGGCAAATGGTATCATTGTATTAACGACCAAAAAAGGAAATGGAAAATTAAAAGTAAGTATCAATTCTGATTTCTTTATTGCGGAAAAACCGAACATGAGAGATATGAATTACGCTTCTACAGGCGATATAATCGATCTTGAACAGGCTGTTTACAATAGAGAAAGAGCAAGATTTGCCAACACATCGACCATGTTTAGCAATTATGGAGATATTGGGAACAGCAGTATGAAATACTACAGTCCGCTTTACCAGCTTAACAGGAATTTGGAAGAAGGAAAAATTAGTAATGCTGATTATGACAGTACGCTTTCGCAATGGAGAAAAAACGACTACATAAAAGATTATCACGATAATGTATGGCAGAATGAATTCAGACAGCGTTACAATGTAGCCTTTTCTGGTAGTACAAGTAAACAGAATACTTACGTGTCGTTAAATTATGACGAATCAAAAAATCGCGTGAAATTCAACCAAAGCAGAGCATTTAATCTATATGCAAAAAGCAGTTTTCAGATCAACAACTGGCTGAATGCAACATTTGGAGTTAACGGAACTTACAGCAATGATGACGTAACCGATGGTGATTATAACGATTACCTGACTATTCAAAAAAGATACGAGCGCATTACAGATGATAACGGGAATCTGGTTATAGCACCTTTTGTCGGAATTAGAGATGGTTTTACTTCGAGCGGTGTTATTAATCCGGCTGTTGCCGAAAAATTAGCAGGTTTAAGTGGGTTTAAACCAATGTCTTTTAATGTTTTAAACTCGCTTCAGGAAGGAATCGAAAAACAAAATTCACTAAGTTTAAGAGCATTTGCCAACATAAAAGCCAAAATTTGGAGAGGTCTAAGTTATAATACGCAGTTTCAATATGAGGTAAGAAGAAACGATAATGAGCAGTATTATGACATTAACTCTTATAAAATGCGCTATGCAATTAATACCCTGACAGGATATAATGCAGCTACAAATGTGTATACACCAGTAGAAGGTTTTTCTACAGGAGGACGTTTCGAACAATCCAGTAGTCAGGCTACTAATTACTCTTTTAGAAATCAGTTAGATTATGCTGAGGAATTTGGGGAAGGCAAACATTCTATTAATGCTTTGGCTGGTTTTGAAATGCGCGAAACATTTCTTCCAAGAACTGTTGAGTCGCTGCGTTATGGTTACGACCCTGTAACACTTACTTCGGCTGTAATGAATAATCTTGCATTAAGTCAAACAGGAGTTTCAAGTTATATATTCGGAAATAATAGAACTTTAGGGGCTTTAGCCAGAACACAAAAAGAAATATTACACCGTTATTTTTCAGTTTTTAGTACTGCGAGTTATACTTATTTATCAAAATATAACGTGACAGGAAGTTACCGTGTAGATAGAGCCGATTTATTTGGAGTAGATCCAAAATATAAAAATCGTCCTTTATGGTCTGCAGGTTTAGGGTGGAATGTAAGCAATGAAGAATTCATGAAACCTGTCAAATGGGTAAGCATGTTGAAATTGAGAACGACATATGGTATTAACGGAAATATAGACCAAAGTACAACTCCATACATTACCGCTACAAGAAGAAACGATAACTTATACCAATCTTTACAGTATACCAATATTACAGCGCAGCCAAATCCGATGTTGAGATGGGAGAAAACGCAAAGCACAAACGTTGGTCTGGATTATAGTTTGTTTAGAGCAAAATTAAATGGTAGTATCGATTTATATCGTAAATATAGCAGCGACTTATTAGCTACAACAGATTTAGATCCTACAGTGGGGGCTTTGACAAGAAGAATTAACGCTGGAGCCTTATTAAATAAAGGGGTAGAATTTACAGTTGGATCTGAATGGTACAACAACGGTAGTTTTCGTGTAGCTTCTAATATTGTATTTGCTTACAACAAAACAACTGTTAGAAAAGTGACACGAGCACAGTCATCAGCTGCTGTATATATTTCTTCACCTATCGATTTCTTTCAAGAAAATGAATTGTACAATAGTTTATATGCATACCAATATGGCGGAACAACTAATGGATACCCTTATGTTTTAGATGAAAATGGAAATCCGTCTATCACTTTTGATGCAAATGGCAATCCAATTTCTACCAGTATAAAAACGGTTACAAATCCGGATGCATTAGTAAACATGGGAACTTTAATACCAACTTATACAGGTTCGTTGTCACAACGATTTTCTTATAAGCAGTTTGATTTAAACTTCTTGTTTGTTTTCTCTGGAGGAAACGTAATGCGTAAAGAAGTTCTGGCTATGGATACTGATGTGGTAAACCTATCAGGGATTGCTGATCGTTATACAGATGCCAATCCAAATGGGAATACTCGTTTATACGTAGACTTAGACGAAAGTGTTAGAAATTACGCATCTACAATCAGCAGCCAATGGAGAAATTCAAGTGCAAATGTTGTAGATGGAGATTATATCAAACTGAGAAACATCTCATTAGGATATAATCTGCCAAAAACCTTTGCGACTAAAATGAATATTTCATCGGCTAAATTTACTTTCCAAATGAACAATATTTGGTATTGGAGTGCAGCCGGAAATCGTATTGATCCAGAAGTTTATAGCGCAAATTCAGCTACACGTAATCTGCCATCGCCAAAAACATATTTACTTGGCTTTAACCTTACACTTTAA
- a CDS encoding RagB/SusD family nutrient uptake outer membrane protein, with product MKQIYITLLSFMMLTISSCEDYTDITPKGALVIETPEQFLELVSLPGRGYPINNFQYLSDDQWMREANVIGRTPNVDIINFTFDESVDRVSLLGTSSFYNQAYTYINRWNTIISLVDESKGDENTKRLAKAEAKIYRAYDHFLLVNTYAKGYDPQTAATDGGICIMDKFDLEAQPSKSTVAQVYDFIQKDIEDALPFLQEKPMDVYHPSLAFAYAFKAKVHLFKREIAKAKEAAEKSLSYNNQIFDMVAYNTQGGPTALAVPAANNVEVLSYMYMTGYNEMNFGQLYIISPELRTLFGTNDARFNLFFNSTSTTNLDQGSNTAYWGTQYTRFFYPTVGMKTTEVYLILAECYARENQFNEAVSVLNTLRAKRILSGTVNLAVPATRKETMELVINERRKELLLGFNRFFDLKRLNTETEYAKTITRVFPIVNKTVPQKTYTLQPNSRLYIIPFPLSVLQKNPKLTLNTDEKVPF from the coding sequence ATGAAACAGATATATATAACACTGCTGTCGTTCATGATGCTGACAATATCATCATGCGAAGATTATACAGATATTACACCGAAAGGAGCTTTAGTTATTGAAACACCTGAACAATTTCTGGAATTAGTTTCACTGCCAGGAAGAGGTTATCCAATCAATAACTTTCAATATTTATCAGATGACCAATGGATGCGTGAAGCAAACGTAATAGGAAGAACTCCAAACGTTGATATCATCAATTTTACTTTTGATGAAAGTGTGGATAGGGTTTCATTACTTGGAACTTCAAGTTTTTATAATCAGGCATACACTTACATTAACAGATGGAATACCATTATTTCATTAGTAGATGAAAGTAAAGGCGATGAAAACACAAAACGTCTGGCAAAAGCAGAAGCCAAAATTTATAGAGCTTACGATCACTTTTTATTGGTGAATACCTATGCAAAAGGTTACGATCCGCAGACGGCTGCTACAGACGGAGGAATCTGCATTATGGATAAATTTGATTTAGAAGCACAGCCTTCAAAATCTACCGTAGCCCAGGTTTACGATTTTATTCAGAAAGATATTGAAGACGCGCTGCCGTTTCTACAAGAAAAACCTATGGATGTTTATCATCCGTCATTAGCATTTGCTTATGCATTTAAAGCTAAAGTTCATTTATTTAAACGCGAAATTGCCAAAGCGAAAGAAGCAGCAGAAAAATCATTGAGCTACAACAATCAGATATTTGATATGGTAGCTTATAACACGCAGGGCGGACCAACTGCGCTTGCTGTTCCTGCAGCAAATAATGTTGAAGTGCTGAGTTATATGTATATGACGGGTTATAACGAAATGAATTTTGGACAGCTTTATATTATCAGTCCAGAGTTACGAACGTTGTTTGGTACTAATGACGCACGTTTCAATTTGTTTTTCAATTCTACAAGTACAACCAACTTAGATCAAGGCTCAAACACAGCATATTGGGGAACTCAATACACAAGGTTCTTTTATCCTACAGTTGGAATGAAAACAACCGAAGTATATTTAATTCTGGCCGAATGTTATGCAAGAGAAAACCAATTTAATGAAGCAGTTTCGGTCTTAAATACTTTACGAGCAAAACGTATCTTATCTGGTACTGTAAATTTAGCTGTTCCGGCAACAAGAAAAGAAACAATGGAACTGGTTATTAACGAACGCAGAAAGGAATTGCTTTTAGGTTTTAATCGTTTTTTCGATTTAAAAAGATTGAATACGGAAACAGAATATGCAAAAACAATTACAAGAGTTTTTCCAATTGTAAACAAAACCGTTCCTCAAAAAACGTATACGTTACAGCCAAATTCTCGATTATACATTATACCATTTCCTTTATCTGTGCTGCAAAAGAATCCTAAACTTACTTTAAACACAGACGAAAAGGTTCCATTTTAA
- a CDS encoding zinc-dependent metalloprotease, giving the protein MKKLFILIIMLVFANQHGFAQTPVEKKADSASAPQKGLQAYEKIIKESSKNKVGLFTVSQVDTKYYFQIPDSLFNRYMLVVTRYLSTPEGIGIFGGEKANEQTIYFEKGANNTVFLRSLQYRQDVKNADSMLAKALAGSNENPIVAAFPVKTTNPTTGDVVIEVTDAFKKDNAMFSLESKEKTEKKLTSLADDKSFIESIDTYPINIEVKTTKTYTNSTASSGSVTLRLNTSIVLLPKTPMRKRFADERVGFFANKYVLFDDDEQRAQTKYIIQRYRLEPKDKDIKKYLSGQLVEPKKQIVYYIDPATPKKWRPYLIAGINDWQKAFEAAGFKNAIVGKEWPEDDKTMSLEDARYSVVRYYASQTPNAYGPRVSDPRSGEIIESHVGWYHNVMKLVQKWYMIQAGALDPRARKMHLDDELMGQLIRFVSSHEIGHTIGLRHNMGASSATPVEKLRDKKWVEANGHTVSIMDYARFNYVAQPEDNISPKGIYPRIGSYDKWAVQWGYGYYPNAKDEFEEEKLLAKLTTDSLTANPKLWFGGEGKDEDPRSQKEDIGDDAVKASDYGIKNLKRVVPNLITWTYQPNDAYDNLADMHKAVVSQYNLYLYHVLKNIGSNYVTKRTVDEKGAVYRPVPKAKVKAAIDYLGRQLFVSPLWMYPQEIDDLIALKREEQISDQQNQVLNMLLSSGMLYNINLKSMQFEGAYTVPEFLNDIQQTVWVKFSGDEKQDFYRRGFQRGYIEKLGLLLLPKELEPGRASNAAQRSDVKLYGKQHLLKLKTDIEKMRDSAAGINKDHFESILIDIDKIITKLDKPTS; this is encoded by the coding sequence ATGAAGAAATTATTTATTTTAATAATCATGCTGGTTTTTGCCAACCAGCATGGTTTTGCACAAACACCCGTTGAAAAAAAAGCGGATAGTGCCAGTGCACCGCAAAAAGGTTTACAAGCCTACGAAAAGATCATTAAAGAAAGTTCTAAAAACAAAGTCGGACTTTTTACGGTTAGTCAGGTAGATACTAAATATTATTTTCAAATTCCAGACAGCTTGTTCAACAGGTATATGCTGGTGGTAACGAGATATCTTTCTACTCCTGAGGGAATTGGGATTTTTGGCGGAGAAAAAGCCAATGAACAGACTATTTACTTTGAAAAAGGAGCAAATAACACTGTCTTTTTAAGATCGTTACAATACAGACAAGATGTAAAAAATGCCGACTCGATGCTGGCAAAAGCACTTGCTGGCAGTAACGAAAATCCAATTGTGGCTGCGTTTCCTGTCAAAACTACTAATCCCACTACGGGAGATGTTGTTATTGAAGTAACAGATGCTTTCAAGAAAGATAACGCTATGTTCTCTTTGGAAAGTAAAGAGAAAACAGAAAAAAAATTAACCTCTCTTGCAGATGATAAATCTTTTATCGAATCTATCGATACATATCCTATTAATATTGAGGTAAAAACAACAAAAACATATACCAATTCGACAGCAAGCAGCGGCAGTGTAACACTTCGCTTAAACACATCGATTGTACTGCTTCCAAAAACTCCAATGCGCAAACGTTTTGCCGATGAAAGAGTAGGTTTTTTTGCTAATAAATATGTTCTGTTTGATGACGATGAACAGCGTGCTCAAACAAAATATATTATCCAGCGTTACCGCCTCGAACCAAAAGACAAAGACATTAAGAAATACTTAAGCGGTCAATTGGTAGAACCTAAAAAACAAATTGTGTACTACATTGATCCGGCAACACCAAAAAAATGGAGACCTTACCTAATTGCAGGAATCAACGACTGGCAGAAAGCTTTTGAAGCGGCTGGTTTTAAAAATGCAATTGTAGGTAAAGAATGGCCGGAAGATGATAAAACAATGAGTTTAGAAGATGCAAGATATTCTGTAGTAAGATATTATGCATCACAAACTCCAAATGCTTACGGGCCACGAGTAAGTGATCCAAGAAGCGGCGAAATCATCGAAAGTCATGTGGGATGGTATCATAATGTGATGAAATTAGTGCAGAAATGGTACATGATCCAAGCTGGAGCTTTAGACCCAAGAGCAAGAAAAATGCATTTGGATGATGAATTAATGGGACAGTTAATTCGTTTTGTTTCTTCTCACGAGATCGGACATACTATTGGTTTACGTCACAATATGGGAGCGAGCAGTGCTACTCCGGTAGAAAAACTTAGAGATAAAAAATGGGTAGAAGCAAATGGGCATACAGTTTCTATAATGGATTATGCTCGTTTTAATTATGTGGCACAGCCAGAAGATAATATTAGTCCAAAAGGAATATACCCTCGAATTGGAAGTTATGATAAATGGGCTGTTCAATGGGGGTATGGTTATTATCCAAATGCGAAAGACGAGTTTGAAGAAGAAAAATTACTGGCCAAATTAACAACAGACAGCTTAACAGCTAATCCGAAATTATGGTTTGGAGGAGAAGGAAAAGACGAAGACCCGCGCAGTCAAAAAGAAGATATTGGAGATGATGCAGTAAAGGCAAGCGATTACGGAATTAAGAATTTAAAACGTGTAGTGCCCAATCTTATCACGTGGACTTATCAGCCAAATGATGCTTATGATAATTTAGCAGATATGCATAAAGCAGTCGTATCGCAGTATAATTTGTATTTGTACCACGTACTGAAAAATATCGGAAGCAATTATGTTACCAAAAGAACAGTTGACGAAAAAGGTGCTGTTTACAGACCGGTTCCTAAAGCAAAAGTAAAAGCGGCAATAGATTATTTAGGAAGACAATTGTTTGTTTCGCCGCTTTGGATGTATCCGCAGGAAATCGACGATCTTATTGCCTTGAAAAGAGAAGAGCAGATTTCTGACCAGCAGAATCAAGTTTTAAATATGCTCCTTAGCTCAGGAATGCTTTATAATATTAACCTAAAATCAATGCAGTTTGAAGGAGCTTATACAGTTCCAGAGTTTTTAAACGATATACAGCAAACCGTTTGGGTAAAATTTAGCGGCGACGAAAAACAAGATTTTTACAGAAGAGGATTTCAGCGCGGTTATATCGAAAAATTAGGCTTGCTTTTATTGCCAAAAGAACTAGAGCCGGGAAGAGCTTCTAATGCAGCACAGCGCAGCGATGTAAAACTTTATGGAAAACAACATCTGCTAAAATTAAAAACAGATATCGAAAAAATGAGAGATTCTGCAGCCGGAATCAACAAAGATCACTTTGAAAGCATTCTGATAGACATCGATAAAATTATTACAAAATTAGACAAACCTACATCATGA
- a CDS encoding RNA polymerase sigma factor, with translation MPLYSEYADDILLRLLKEDDQSAYTEIFKRYSKLLINHAYKILENQDEANDVVQEVFLSIWNKRNELTVTGSLSSYLYKAVKNRVLNYIAHEKVVSRYADSISNFVENDYVFADSKLREEELESIIAKEIALLPEKMREVFLLRKVEELSYDEIALQLNITDKTAKQQVYNSVKILREKLKNFMGVFVW, from the coding sequence ATGCCTCTCTATAGCGAATATGCTGATGATATTTTATTACGTCTTCTTAAAGAAGATGATCAATCGGCCTATACAGAAATTTTTAAAAGGTATTCTAAACTTCTAATTAATCATGCCTATAAAATTCTTGAAAATCAAGATGAGGCCAATGATGTTGTCCAAGAGGTCTTTCTCTCGATCTGGAACAAACGTAACGAATTAACAGTAACCGGATCTCTTTCTTCTTATTTATACAAAGCGGTAAAAAATAGAGTACTCAATTATATCGCTCATGAAAAAGTGGTTTCACGCTACGCTGATTCCATTTCCAATTTCGTAGAAAACGACTATGTCTTCGCTGATTCTAAACTTAGGGAAGAAGAATTAGAATCGATTATTGCAAAAGAAATTGCTTTACTGCCCGAAAAAATGCGCGAAGTTTTTCTTTTAAGAAAAGTAGAAGAACTTTCGTATGATGAAATTGCACTTCAATTGAATATTACAGACAAAACAGCCAAACAGCAGGTATATAATTCCGTTAAAATATTACGCGAAAAACTCAAGAATTTTATGGGTGTTTTTGTGTGGTAA
- a CDS encoding FecR family protein produces the protein MNETEILALLKKYQKGTLSNEESDKLDAWYLNKASRSNLQLSEYELEDSYNYLQSNLPLEKDKKVISLWPRIAVAASIAVLLGSGIFYFTKPKQQNIEVAAKPQEIAPGGTRGILTLSNGKQIVLSAISGKDTIAKEGDDQEVTIKMGANGVITYVINPNADNSKNDPDSFNTLSTPTGGQYNIVLADGTKVYLNTVSSIKYPTQFNGDQRIVELEGEAYFEVAKNKNKPFIVKSGSQSIEVLGTHFNVHAYTNESVVKTTLLEGSVAVSYKNQKSILKPGQQSSISDNFSKIKIKEVDTEAAVAWKNGRFKFDNADLKTVMKQLERWYGIKVEYRGDVSDVRFNGGTFMNKNLSEVLKVLELSNIKFKVEGKTIIVYP, from the coding sequence ATGAATGAAACTGAAATCTTAGCATTGCTGAAAAAATATCAGAAAGGTACTTTATCGAATGAAGAAAGCGACAAGCTTGATGCATGGTATCTGAATAAAGCTTCTCGCAGCAATTTACAGCTCAGCGAATACGAACTGGAAGACAGTTATAATTATTTACAATCGAATCTGCCGTTAGAGAAAGATAAAAAAGTCATTTCTCTTTGGCCGCGCATTGCTGTGGCTGCATCAATAGCAGTACTACTAGGTTCTGGAATATTTTATTTCACCAAACCCAAACAACAAAATATTGAGGTTGCAGCAAAACCGCAAGAAATTGCTCCCGGCGGTACAAGAGGTATTTTGACCCTTTCTAACGGAAAACAAATTGTTCTTTCGGCTATTTCTGGAAAAGATACCATTGCCAAAGAAGGAGACGATCAAGAAGTGACCATTAAAATGGGGGCAAATGGTGTTATTACATACGTGATCAATCCAAATGCTGATAATTCAAAAAACGATCCAGATTCTTTTAATACACTTTCGACACCAACAGGCGGTCAATACAATATTGTTTTGGCAGATGGAACCAAAGTTTATCTTAATACAGTTTCCTCAATTAAATATCCAACGCAGTTTAACGGCGATCAAAGAATTGTAGAATTAGAAGGAGAGGCTTATTTTGAAGTTGCCAAAAATAAAAACAAACCTTTTATTGTAAAATCGGGCAGTCAATCTATTGAAGTGCTGGGAACTCATTTTAACGTACATGCTTATACCAACGAATCGGTTGTAAAAACTACATTGTTAGAGGGGAGCGTTGCGGTTTCTTATAAAAATCAAAAATCAATTTTAAAACCAGGACAGCAGTCTAGTATATCTGACAACTTTAGTAAAATTAAAATTAAAGAAGTGGATACCGAAGCCGCAGTCGCTTGGAAAAACGGCCGTTTTAAATTTGATAACGCCGACTTAAAAACGGTCATGAAACAATTGGAACGCTGGTACGGAATTAAAGTAGAATACCGCGGCGATGTTTCGGATGTGAGATTTAACGGAGGAACGTTTATGAATAAAAATTTGTCTGAAGTATTAAAGGTACTTGAGCTTAGTAATATAAAATTTAAGGTTGAAGGAAAAACAATTATTGTATATCCCTAG
- a CDS encoding DUF3347 domain-containing protein: MRNLFIITFVFFSFLAQAQLTSKEEVTPELASKREAQKKEITSNYLALKNNLLISDSLAVVKNAVALQASLKNFKFKKLTLQKMNEATAARKEIIELAAAIEATKNINKQRKVFQSLSVKFWDLAPKFKAEDTALFLQVCPMTSAEWVSDSKEIKNPYYPKNMLTCGEVKASL, encoded by the coding sequence ATGAGAAATTTATTCATTATAACCTTTGTTTTCTTTAGCTTTTTAGCGCAGGCGCAATTAACTTCTAAAGAAGAAGTAACACCAGAATTAGCGTCAAAACGCGAAGCGCAGAAAAAGGAAATCACAAGTAATTATCTGGCTTTAAAAAACAACCTATTAATTTCAGATAGTCTGGCTGTAGTTAAAAACGCCGTGGCATTACAAGCTTCATTAAAGAACTTTAAGTTTAAAAAACTGACTCTTCAAAAAATGAATGAAGCGACAGCAGCAAGAAAAGAAATTATAGAGCTTGCAGCTGCAATTGAAGCAACCAAAAACATCAACAAGCAGCGCAAAGTTTTTCAATCACTTTCTGTTAAATTTTGGGATCTTGCTCCTAAATTCAAAGCAGAAGATACCGCATTATTTTTGCAGGTTTGTCCAATGACAAGTGCAGAATGGGTAAGTGACAGTAAAGAAATCAAAAATCCATACTATCCAAAAAATATGCTGACCTGTGGTGAGGTGAAAGCAAGTTTATAA